In the Octadecabacter sp. SW4 genome, one interval contains:
- a CDS encoding CoA pyrophosphatase, translating to MQVTRPDLIQTIGAALSSSGAATSDFDLNPDIKLPVGRVLRPAAVLIPITLTSGRAEVLLTMRSSQLRHHPGQIAFPGGKQDAGDATLVDAALRESAEEIGLPHGIADILGELPPHETVTGFKVTPFVGWITEDFDTIAEAGEVSEVFRVPLDHLADPANYRIESRIWQGRRRHFFVVPFGPYYIWGATARMLRSLADRMAQ from the coding sequence ATGCAAGTGACGCGTCCTGATCTGATCCAAACCATTGGTGCGGCCCTGTCGTCGAGCGGGGCCGCTACATCTGATTTCGATCTCAACCCTGATATCAAATTGCCTGTGGGCCGGGTTTTGCGACCCGCTGCTGTCCTGATCCCCATTACGTTGACATCGGGCCGCGCCGAGGTGCTGCTGACGATGCGATCTTCGCAGTTACGTCACCATCCCGGCCAAATCGCTTTTCCCGGCGGCAAACAGGACGCAGGCGATGCAACGCTGGTTGACGCGGCGCTGCGCGAATCTGCCGAGGAAATCGGTCTGCCGCACGGAATCGCCGATATCTTGGGTGAATTGCCACCACACGAGACAGTGACGGGCTTCAAAGTGACACCTTTCGTGGGTTGGATAACTGAGGATTTCGATACGATTGCCGAGGCAGGCGAAGTCAGCGAGGTGTTCCGCGTCCCGCTGGATCATCTAGCCGACCCAGCGAACTACCGCATTGAATCGCGGATATGGCAGGGGCGACGGAGGCATTTCTTTGTTGTTCCCTTTGGTCCCTATTACATTTGGGGGGCAACCGCGCGGATGCTGCGCTCTCTGGCAGATCGGATGGCCCAATGA
- the grxC gene encoding glutaredoxin 3, with protein MKQVEIYTTPFCGYCHAAKRLLNSKGVSFIEVDVMANPDRKAEMIQRANGGRTVPQIFIDGELVGGSDELHALERAGKLDPLLAA; from the coding sequence ATGAAACAAGTCGAAATCTATACCACGCCGTTCTGCGGCTATTGTCACGCGGCAAAAAGGCTGCTGAATAGCAAGGGCGTTTCTTTTATCGAAGTGGACGTAATGGCGAACCCCGACCGCAAGGCCGAGATGATCCAGCGCGCCAATGGCGGCCGCACGGTGCCACAGATATTCATCGACGGTGAACTTGTCGGCGGCAGTGACGAATTGCATGCGCTGGAACGGGCGGGCAAGCTTGACCCGCTGCTGGCGGCATGA
- a CDS encoding CCA tRNA nucleotidyltransferase, with amino-acid sequence MTRITADWLNSDAARTVCGVLTDAGYQAWYVGGCVRNALLGAPVADLDLSTDALPEDVMRLAGAAGLRAIPTGIAHGTVTIVAGNTPFEVTTFRKDIDTDGRRATVAFADNITDDAHRRDFTMNALYADPDGVVADPLGGLVDLKARHVRFIDDPEARIKEDYLRILRFFRFHAWYGDPNGGLDADGLAACAANGDGLGQLSRERVGSEIRKLLGAPDPAPAVAAMETAGVLMRVLPGANAASLAVLVHIEGQVGLAPDPIRRLALIGGEDVAMRLRLSKREAADLAVLRDGLGNGLPAEVLGYRHGGQALDVLALRAAMGGLELDPNLVAHARFGAEQVLPVSARDFMPDLQGAALGKAVKDAEERWIASGFTLTRDTLLGR; translated from the coding sequence ATGACCCGAATTACTGCTGATTGGCTGAACAGCGATGCTGCCCGCACAGTTTGCGGGGTGCTGACGGATGCGGGGTATCAAGCGTGGTATGTTGGCGGCTGTGTGCGCAACGCGCTTTTGGGCGCGCCGGTTGCGGATCTGGATCTGTCCACCGATGCCTTGCCCGAAGATGTGATGCGCCTTGCAGGTGCCGCCGGATTGCGTGCCATTCCAACTGGAATTGCGCATGGAACAGTCACTATTGTTGCGGGAAATACCCCTTTTGAGGTCACGACCTTCCGCAAGGATATCGACACGGACGGGCGGCGCGCCACGGTGGCCTTTGCCGATAACATCACCGATGACGCGCATCGTCGCGATTTTACGATGAACGCACTCTATGCTGATCCTGACGGTGTCGTTGCTGATCCGTTGGGCGGTCTGGTTGATCTGAAAGCGCGCCACGTCCGATTCATCGATGATCCCGAGGCGCGGATCAAAGAGGATTATCTGCGTATTCTGCGGTTTTTCCGATTTCACGCGTGGTATGGCGACCCCAATGGCGGGCTGGATGCCGACGGATTGGCTGCATGTGCCGCCAATGGCGATGGTCTTGGCCAACTGTCGCGCGAACGTGTCGGAAGCGAGATTCGAAAACTGCTTGGTGCCCCTGATCCCGCGCCCGCTGTTGCCGCGATGGAAACCGCCGGTGTGCTGATGCGTGTGTTGCCAGGGGCGAACGCGGCATCGCTGGCCGTTCTTGTGCATATCGAAGGGCAGGTAGGTCTTGCACCCGATCCTATCCGTCGTCTGGCCCTGATTGGCGGCGAAGACGTTGCAATGCGGTTGCGTCTGTCAAAGCGTGAAGCTGCCGATCTAGCGGTGTTGCGTGACGGGCTTGGGAATGGATTGCCTGCCGAGGTGCTGGGCTATCGGCATGGCGGGCAGGCGCTTGACGTTCTGGCGCTGCGCGCCGCGATGGGTGGTCTGGAACTGGACCCAAATCTGGTCGCTCACGCCAGATTTGGTGCGGAACAGGTCTTGCCCGTCTCAGCCCGCGATTTCATGCCTGACTTGCAAGGCGCCGCGTTGGGCAAAGCGGTAAAAGATGCCGAGGAGCGCTGGATCGCCTCGGGCTTCACGCTGACTCGCGACACATTGCTTGGTAGATAG
- a CDS encoding ComF family protein has product MLMQSAIRLVYPPQCLICDALTETDFALCGACWRDTAFIGGLVCDCCGTPLLGEDTGDREVCDDCVATARPWDRGRATLVYRDTGRRLVLSLKHGDRTDLARPAGMWMAQTARDLIGDDTVIVPVPLHWTRLLRRKYNQGAELAKALGHVMERTVLPDALLRIARTRPLEGHSRDQRFAALQDAMRPHPKRGAALQGKHVILVDDVMTSGATFAAATEACRAAGARQIDVLALARVVKDA; this is encoded by the coding sequence ATGCTAATGCAAAGCGCGATCAGGCTGGTCTACCCGCCGCAGTGCCTGATTTGTGACGCGCTGACCGAAACAGATTTCGCGCTGTGCGGCGCGTGTTGGCGCGATACGGCCTTTATTGGCGGGCTGGTGTGCGATTGTTGCGGCACGCCGTTGCTGGGCGAAGATACCGGTGACCGCGAAGTTTGCGACGATTGCGTTGCCACCGCGCGCCCTTGGGATCGTGGCCGAGCGACGCTGGTTTATCGTGATACCGGGCGGCGGTTGGTGCTGTCGTTAAAACACGGGGACCGGACCGATCTGGCGCGTCCGGCTGGCATGTGGATGGCGCAGACCGCGCGCGATCTGATCGGCGATGATACAGTGATCGTGCCTGTTCCGCTGCACTGGACCCGCCTGTTGCGGCGAAAATACAATCAGGGGGCGGAGCTGGCCAAGGCGCTGGGCCATGTGATGGAACGCACCGTTCTTCCCGATGCCCTGCTTCGTATCGCACGTACCCGCCCCCTTGAAGGGCACAGCCGCGATCAACGGTTCGCGGCGCTCCAAGATGCGATGCGACCGCACCCCAAGCGCGGGGCGGCATTGCAGGGCAAGCATGTCATTCTTGTCGATGACGTGATGACAAGTGGTGCCACCTTTGCCGCCGCAACCGAGGCCTGTCGCGCCGCAGGTGCCCGGCAAATTGACGTGCTGGCCCTAGCCCGCGTGGTAAAGGATGCGTAA
- the hemH gene encoding ferrochelatase — MKDMPMTATCPAHAPADHPKIPAEKIGVLVANLGTPDATDYWSMRRYLGEFLSDKRVIDYSAWLWQPLLQLVILTKRPFTSGAAYKSIWNEDADESPLMTITKAQTAALKSEMAQRYGDDVMVDFCMRYGNPSTESKVRAMVEAGCTKILFFPLYPHYAGATSATANDQFFRALMKEKWQPIARVVPPYFDDPAYIDALAQSVEKAYASADKKPDILVCSYHGVPERYLREGDPYHCQCQKTTRLLKERLGWDDTQIKTTFQSKFGPEEWLKPYTVEEVARLAKSGKKNIAICAPAFSADCIETLEEINEEIKESFEHAGGEHFTYIPCLNDDAAHIAALSGVISQNLRGWLDD; from the coding sequence ATGAAAGATATGCCAATGACCGCCACCTGCCCTGCCCACGCGCCCGCCGATCACCCGAAAATCCCTGCCGAAAAAATCGGGGTGCTGGTGGCAAACCTCGGGACGCCAGATGCTACGGACTATTGGTCGATGCGGCGCTATCTGGGCGAATTCCTGTCGGACAAACGCGTAATCGACTATTCCGCATGGCTGTGGCAACCGCTGTTGCAGCTGGTGATCCTGACAAAACGGCCCTTTACCAGCGGTGCCGCCTATAAATCCATCTGGAACGAAGACGCCGATGAAAGCCCGCTGATGACAATCACCAAGGCGCAGACCGCGGCGCTGAAGTCGGAAATGGCGCAGCGCTACGGCGACGATGTGATGGTCGATTTCTGCATGCGCTATGGTAATCCATCCACCGAGTCCAAGGTCCGTGCGATGGTCGAGGCCGGCTGCACCAAGATCCTGTTTTTCCCGCTTTACCCGCACTACGCAGGCGCAACGTCAGCCACGGCAAATGACCAGTTCTTTCGCGCGCTCATGAAGGAAAAATGGCAACCGATCGCCCGTGTCGTGCCGCCATATTTCGACGATCCGGCCTATATTGATGCCTTGGCGCAATCGGTTGAAAAGGCCTACGCGAGCGCCGACAAGAAACCTGATATACTGGTATGTTCCTATCACGGTGTGCCGGAACGCTACCTGCGCGAGGGCGATCCCTATCATTGCCAATGCCAGAAAACGACACGTTTGCTCAAGGAACGGCTGGGCTGGGATGACACACAGATCAAAACAACGTTCCAGTCGAAATTCGGCCCCGAAGAATGGCTCAAACCCTACACCGTCGAGGAAGTGGCGCGCCTGGCCAAATCAGGCAAGAAAAATATCGCCATCTGCGCGCCTGCCTTCTCCGCCGACTGCATCGAAACGCTGGAAGAAATCAACGAAGAAATCAAAGAGAGCTTTGAACACGCGGGCGGTGAACATTTCACCTATATTCCCTGCCTGAATGACGATGCGGCCCATATCGCGGCCTTGTCGGGTGTCATTTCACAAAACCTGCGCGGTTGGCTGGACGACTAA
- a CDS encoding ABC transporter ATP-binding protein, with protein MFRFFERLVDPYEPYKELDTPPTRLWPFLMGYARPFKRVFWAAGLMSVVVAAVEVWLIFYMGRLVDLMGQVEPAAVWALHGFELLVVALFILVLRPLFQMLDVGLLNNSIIPNFGTIVRWRAHRHVLRQSVGWFEDDFAGRIANRIMQTPPAAGEVAFQTFDAVTFALAYLVGAAVLLADADLRLMLPLLVWFGLYMLLMRWTVRRVAPAAKASSDARSEVTGRVVDSYTNIHSVKMFAHHDREVEYARDAIENTRRTLQREMRLYSIMDLALVVLNGFLIVAVVGWAIWLWSVGSATVGIIAAAAALTLRLNAMTGWIMWAVTNLFQNLGIIQEGMETIAQPITLIDRPGAQELAVSKGEIVIDGLSHHYGKDSGGLQNIHLTIAAGEKVGLIGRSGAGKSTLVKLLLRFYDAEGGRILVDGHDIADVTQDSLRSAIGMVQQDSALLHRSVRDNILYGAPGASEAEMIAAAKKAEAHDFILGLEDGAGRKGYSAQVGERGVKLSGGQRQRIALARVILKNAPILLLDEATSALDSEVEAAIQTTLYGMMEGKTVIAIAHRLSTIARMDRIIVMDNGQIVEDGTHDSLRANGGLYAGFWERQSGGFIGADIEAAQ; from the coding sequence GTGTTTCGATTTTTCGAACGACTCGTCGATCCCTATGAACCCTACAAGGAACTCGACACGCCCCCGACGCGCCTTTGGCCGTTCCTGATGGGCTATGCGCGTCCGTTCAAACGGGTGTTTTGGGCTGCCGGGCTTATGTCGGTGGTCGTAGCAGCGGTCGAGGTCTGGCTGATTTTCTACATGGGGCGTCTGGTTGATCTGATGGGGCAGGTCGAACCAGCTGCTGTGTGGGCGCTGCACGGGTTTGAACTGCTTGTTGTTGCGCTATTCATTCTGGTCTTGCGTCCGTTGTTTCAGATGCTTGATGTGGGTCTGTTGAACAACAGTATCATTCCGAACTTTGGCACGATTGTGCGCTGGCGTGCGCATCGGCATGTCTTGCGGCAGTCTGTTGGCTGGTTTGAGGATGACTTTGCCGGTCGGATTGCCAACCGCATCATGCAAACGCCCCCTGCTGCGGGCGAAGTGGCGTTTCAGACCTTTGATGCGGTCACCTTTGCGCTGGCCTATCTGGTTGGTGCCGCGGTGTTGCTGGCCGATGCAGACCTGCGGTTGATGCTGCCGCTTCTGGTCTGGTTCGGTCTATATATGCTGTTGATGCGCTGGACGGTGCGCCGCGTGGCCCCCGCCGCCAAAGCATCAAGCGATGCGCGCTCCGAAGTCACGGGCCGCGTCGTGGACAGCTATACCAACATCCATTCGGTCAAGATGTTCGCGCATCATGATCGTGAGGTCGAATACGCGCGCGATGCCATAGAAAACACGCGCCGCACCTTGCAACGTGAAATGCGTCTCTATTCGATCATGGATCTCGCGCTGGTGGTGCTGAATGGGTTTCTGATTGTCGCGGTCGTCGGCTGGGCGATTTGGCTGTGGTCGGTTGGTTCGGCAACGGTGGGTATTATTGCCGCCGCCGCCGCCTTGACGCTGCGTTTGAACGCGATGACGGGCTGGATCATGTGGGCGGTGACCAACCTGTTCCAGAATCTTGGTATCATTCAGGAAGGAATGGAGACCATTGCCCAGCCGATTACCCTGATTGATCGCCCCGGTGCGCAGGAACTGGCCGTGTCCAAAGGCGAGATCGTGATTGATGGATTAAGCCATCACTATGGCAAGGACAGTGGCGGTCTACAGAACATTCACCTGACAATCGCGGCTGGTGAAAAGGTTGGTCTGATCGGGCGGTCCGGCGCCGGGAAATCGACCCTCGTAAAGCTGCTTTTACGGTTTTATGACGCCGAGGGCGGTCGCATTCTGGTTGACGGTCACGACATTGCAGATGTGACCCAAGACAGCCTGCGCAGTGCCATTGGCATGGTGCAGCAAGATTCGGCGTTGCTGCACAGATCGGTGCGCGACAATATCCTTTACGGCGCGCCCGGCGCGAGCGAGGCAGAGATGATTGCCGCCGCCAAAAAGGCCGAAGCACATGATTTCATTCTTGGCCTTGAAGACGGCGCGGGGCGCAAAGGGTACAGCGCGCAAGTCGGGGAGCGTGGCGTCAAGCTGTCTGGTGGACAGCGCCAGCGGATCGCACTGGCCCGTGTGATCTTGAAAAACGCGCCGATCTTGCTGCTGGACGAGGCGACGAGCGCGCTGGACAGCGAAGTCGAGGCGGCGATTCAGACGACACTGTATGGCATGATGGAAGGCAAGACCGTGATCGCGATTGCCCACCGTCTGTCCACAATTGCGCGCATGGACCGGATCATCGTGATGGATAACGGCCAGATCGTTGAAGACGGGACACATGACAGCCTGCGGGCCAATGGCGGGCTTTATGCCGGGTTCTGGGAAAGGCAATCGGGCGGGTTTATCGGCGCGGATATCGAGGCGGCGCAATGA
- a CDS encoding CAP domain-containing protein, giving the protein MLRISIILSAFVALVSACAPVPTVPLAPDGLPLPQIYQISAVDAADVQFRMLDGVNSLRQAAGVPALKMDARLNAAAATHSRDMSVQNRPWHFGSDGSSPLDRISRAGYTGKLIGENISETYETELETLAAWMQLPSTRDVILDAAAIDLGFAWYQDSNGKIWYTLVLGG; this is encoded by the coding sequence ATGTTGCGTATTTCTATTATCCTAAGCGCCTTTGTTGCTTTGGTTTCTGCCTGTGCGCCCGTCCCGACCGTTCCACTTGCCCCCGATGGGCTGCCTTTGCCTCAAATTTACCAGATTAGCGCTGTGGATGCGGCAGATGTGCAATTCCGCATGCTGGATGGCGTGAATTCCCTGCGGCAAGCGGCGGGTGTGCCCGCCTTGAAGATGGATGCGCGCCTGAATGCGGCCGCCGCGACCCATTCGCGCGATATGTCGGTGCAAAACCGCCCCTGGCATTTTGGTTCTGACGGATCATCGCCCTTGGATCGCATAAGTCGCGCCGGCTACACCGGCAAACTTATCGGCGAAAACATCTCGGAGACCTATGAAACCGAGCTGGAAACCCTCGCCGCGTGGATGCAGCTTCCCAGCACGCGCGACGTCATTCTTGACGCGGCAGCCATCGATTTGGGCTTTGCGTGGTATCAGGATAGCAACGGCAAAATCTGGTATACGCTGGTCCTGGGGGGCTAG
- a CDS encoding ABC transporter ATP-binding protein: protein MTRVLHWLGGMIDGFRPADGPPPRELAAFFRWCLAGAWPALGVAAFVSALAGTLEVVTAYLLGLVIDSATEAGMQTYFADNATLLLGFAGFFVILRPLVFGVSAAFNGIVVPPNIYPLVQSRLHRWSLGHSVSFFDNDFAGRIAQKQMQTARAVTEVTAEIINVVFFALASLVGSVILLLAMDWRIAVALVLWLGLYFAMIRWFMPRIRVRSAARASARAMVTGQVVDTVTNIKTVKLFGHIDHEDRSALDAMAQLRGRALSFGQLSTGFRFALMTVAGVLPVILIIGAVMLWRVGISTAGDIAAAGAVAIRISQMTGWVSFTLMAIYSNIGEVEDGMRTLTPPHDLVDESDATILKVPRAEVLFDHVSFAYGEATGGIRDVHLRIGAGEKLGIVGASGAGKSTLVALLLRLYDAEEGAVTIDGQDLRAVTQNSLRQQIGMVTQETAMFNRSARDNILYGRPDASFDAVVDAAKRAEAHDFILDLKDHKGRTGYDAYLGERGVKLSGGQRQRIALARAILKDAPILVLDEATSALDSEVEASIQTALEIVMEGKTVVAIAHRLSTIARMDRIIVLDNGRIAEEGRHDELLALGGLYARYWNRQSGGFIRTRDAAE from the coding sequence ATGACGCGTGTGTTGCATTGGCTGGGCGGGATGATCGACGGGTTTCGCCCCGCAGACGGGCCGCCGCCGCGCGAATTGGCCGCCTTTTTCCGTTGGTGTCTGGCGGGGGCGTGGCCTGCGCTGGGCGTGGCCGCTTTTGTGTCGGCGCTGGCTGGGACGCTTGAAGTGGTCACCGCCTATCTGCTGGGTCTTGTGATTGACAGTGCGACCGAGGCAGGCATGCAAACCTACTTTGCGGACAACGCGACCCTGTTGCTGGGGTTCGCGGGCTTTTTTGTCATCCTGCGCCCGCTTGTGTTCGGCGTAAGTGCCGCGTTCAACGGAATTGTCGTCCCGCCCAACATTTATCCGCTTGTTCAAAGCCGCCTGCATCGCTGGAGCCTTGGGCACTCTGTTTCGTTCTTTGACAATGATTTCGCAGGGCGCATTGCACAAAAGCAAATGCAAACCGCGCGGGCCGTCACCGAAGTGACCGCGGAAATCATCAATGTGGTATTTTTCGCGCTTGCCTCGCTTGTCGGGTCGGTCATCTTGTTGTTGGCGATGGACTGGCGGATCGCGGTTGCGCTGGTGCTTTGGCTGGGTCTCTATTTTGCGATGATCCGCTGGTTCATGCCACGTATTCGCGTCCGGTCCGCAGCGCGCGCATCGGCGCGGGCGATGGTGACTGGACAGGTCGTTGATACTGTCACGAACATCAAAACTGTAAAACTGTTCGGCCATATTGATCACGAAGATCGCTCGGCGCTGGATGCGATGGCACAGTTGCGGGGCAGGGCGCTGTCGTTCGGGCAATTATCCACGGGGTTCCGTTTTGCGCTGATGACGGTGGCGGGGGTTTTGCCGGTGATCCTGATCATCGGTGCGGTGATGTTGTGGCGCGTCGGTATTTCGACGGCTGGGGATATTGCCGCTGCGGGCGCTGTCGCGATCCGGATCAGCCAGATGACGGGGTGGGTCAGTTTTACCCTCATGGCGATCTATTCCAACATCGGTGAGGTCGAAGACGGAATGCGCACCCTCACGCCGCCGCACGATCTTGTGGATGAAAGCGACGCGACCATCCTCAAGGTGCCTCGTGCCGAGGTATTGTTCGATCACGTTTCCTTTGCTTACGGCGAAGCGACAGGCGGTATCAGGGATGTTCACTTGCGGATCGGCGCGGGTGAAAAGCTGGGGATCGTCGGCGCATCGGGTGCGGGCAAGTCGACCCTCGTGGCGCTGCTGTTGCGGCTTTACGATGCGGAGGAGGGTGCCGTCACGATCGATGGTCAAGACCTACGCGCAGTTACGCAGAACAGCCTGCGCCAGCAGATCGGGATGGTCACGCAGGAAACCGCGATGTTCAATCGCTCGGCGCGCGACAATATCTTGTATGGCCGCCCTGATGCCAGCTTTGACGCGGTCGTGGACGCCGCGAAACGGGCCGAAGCGCATGACTTTATTCTTGATCTCAAGGATCACAAAGGCCGCACTGGCTATGACGCCTATCTGGGGGAGCGCGGCGTGAAATTGTCAGGCGGGCAACGCCAGCGCATCGCCCTGGCCCGTGCAATTTTGAAAGACGCGCCCATCCTTGTGCTTGATGAGGCGACCAGCGCTCTGGACAGCGAGGTCGAGGCGAGCATTCAGACCGCGCTGGAAATTGTGATGGAGGGCAAGACCGTTGTGGCGATCGCCCACCGCCTGTCCACGATTGCGCGGATGGATCGCATCATTGTGCTGGACAACGGCCGTATAGCCGAAGAAGGCAGGCACGACGAACTTTTGGCGCTGGGCGGACTTTATGCGCGGTATTGGAACAGACAATCGGGCGGCTTTATCCGCACCAGGGACGCGGCGGAATAG
- a CDS encoding class I SAM-dependent RNA methyltransferase, giving the protein MLIESLTHQGLGRTADGQFVPRTLPGEELGLRDDGSVQILTPSSDRVAPPCRHFKTCGGCAMQHAADPFVAHWKAGIVTRALAAHGIDIDIRGIHTSPPHARRRAKFAGKRTKNGAIVGFHTRASDTVIAVPDCQLLLPSLREAIPALEELTVLSASRKAEIALTVTDSKAGLDVWVESDKPLDGPLRITLAEFAQRHGFARLAWGDEPVVTINAPSQRFGRADVIPPAGAFLQATREGEMQLLAAAVDATKGADRIVDLFSGCGTFALPLAETAMVTAVESSAPMLNALDQGWRRAQGLKRVKTETRDLFRRPLEPDELRYFDAAVIDPPRAGAQAQTATLARSTIPRIAMISCNPVTFARDAKVLVDAGFVIDWIDVVDQFRWSAHVEVAAAFTR; this is encoded by the coding sequence ATGTTGATTGAATCACTAACCCATCAGGGGCTTGGCCGCACTGCGGATGGGCAGTTCGTTCCGCGCACGCTGCCCGGCGAGGAATTAGGACTGCGAGATGATGGCAGCGTGCAAATTCTGACGCCGTCATCTGATCGCGTTGCGCCACCCTGTCGGCATTTCAAAACCTGCGGTGGTTGCGCGATGCAGCATGCAGCTGACCCGTTTGTCGCACATTGGAAGGCTGGCATCGTAACCCGTGCATTGGCTGCCCACGGTATCGACATTGATATTCGTGGTATTCACACTTCGCCGCCGCACGCGCGCCGCCGCGCAAAGTTCGCGGGCAAACGCACCAAGAATGGTGCCATTGTCGGATTTCATACGCGCGCGTCCGATACGGTGATTGCCGTGCCAGATTGCCAGCTGCTCTTGCCCAGCCTGCGTGAGGCCATTCCCGCGCTCGAGGAATTGACGGTGCTGAGTGCGTCGCGCAAGGCCGAGATCGCGCTGACTGTGACCGACAGCAAGGCGGGCCTGGATGTCTGGGTTGAATCTGACAAGCCGCTGGATGGTCCGTTGCGGATCACTTTGGCCGAGTTTGCTCAACGCCACGGATTTGCCCGGCTGGCATGGGGGGACGAACCGGTCGTGACGATCAACGCACCCTCGCAGCGGTTCGGGCGCGCCGATGTGATACCTCCGGCCGGTGCGTTTCTGCAAGCCACCCGTGAAGGCGAAATGCAACTTCTGGCCGCCGCTGTTGATGCGACCAAAGGCGCGGACCGGATCGTCGATTTGTTTTCCGGTTGCGGCACATTTGCGTTGCCCCTGGCCGAAACAGCGATGGTGACAGCCGTGGAAAGCAGCGCACCCATGTTGAACGCGCTTGATCAGGGGTGGCGCAGGGCGCAGGGGCTCAAGCGGGTCAAAACCGAAACGCGCGACCTGTTTCGCCGCCCGCTTGAACCAGATGAATTGCGCTATTTTGATGCGGCGGTGATCGACCCGCCCCGCGCCGGTGCGCAGGCGCAGACCGCCACGCTGGCCCGGTCAACAATCCCGCGCATCGCGATGATTTCCTGCAATCCGGTTACTTTTGCCCGCGATGCCAAGGTTTTGGTTGATGCGGGGTTCGTGATTGACTGGATTGATGTCGTGGATCAGTTTCGCTGGTCGGCGCATGTCGAGGTCGCGGCGGCGTTCACCCGGTAA
- a CDS encoding methyltransferase domain-containing protein, whose product MQDAPLLFDRPALHLRRSRAARDATLFMQEAVADEVQERLIEVNRTFTAPAVVTGWPQVWTARLPDARIVADDETLAFEVGAHDLIIHHLALHWANDPVGQLVQSRRALRPDGLLIATLFGGQTLHELRSAFAEAESRIQGGLSPRVAPMAEIRDLGGLLQRAGLALPVADGAQFNVSYASALHLMRDLRGMGETNVMGARLRTATRADVLRLAAQIYHDSFADSDGRIPATFEVVTLTGWAPDHSQPKPLRPGSATHRLADFLGTGEGKLDPTQD is encoded by the coding sequence ATGCAAGACGCCCCGCTTCTGTTTGACCGCCCTGCCCTGCACCTGCGCCGCTCACGCGCCGCGCGTGACGCCACCCTTTTCATGCAAGAGGCCGTGGCCGACGAAGTTCAGGAAAGACTCATTGAGGTTAACAGAACGTTTACAGCGCCCGCCGTTGTGACAGGCTGGCCGCAGGTCTGGACCGCGCGTCTGCCCGATGCACGTATCGTGGCCGATGACGAAACTCTCGCATTTGAGGTCGGCGCGCATGATTTGATCATTCATCACCTTGCTTTGCACTGGGCGAACGATCCGGTTGGGCAGTTGGTGCAGTCACGCCGCGCGCTGCGTCCTGACGGCCTGTTGATTGCAACGCTATTTGGCGGTCAAACGTTGCACGAGCTGCGCAGCGCATTTGCCGAGGCGGAATCGCGTATTCAGGGCGGATTGTCGCCGCGCGTCGCACCGATGGCTGAAATCCGCGATCTGGGCGGGTTGTTGCAACGGGCTGGCTTGGCGCTGCCAGTGGCCGACGGCGCACAATTCAACGTCAGCTATGCCAGCGCGTTGCACCTGATGCGCGACCTGCGCGGCATGGGCGAAACCAACGTGATGGGCGCGCGGCTACGGACAGCAACGCGCGCCGATGTGCTGCGCCTTGCTGCACAAATTTATCACGACAGCTTTGCCGACAGCGATGGCCGTATTCCCGCAACATTTGAGGTTGTCACCCTCACCGGCTGGGCGCCCGATCATAGCCAGCCAAAGCCCCTGCGCCCCGGCTCTGCGACCCACCGCCTTGCTGACTTTCTCGGCACGGGCGAGGGCAAGCTGGACCCGACGCAGGATTGA